The Rahnella aquatilis CIP 78.65 = ATCC 33071 genomic sequence TGATGGATTTATTCCCTGATGGCAGCAAAGATTATTGACGGTAAAACGATTGCGCAGCAAGTCAGAAGCGAAGTTGCAGCGCGTGTTCAACAACGACTGGCCCAAGGAAAACGCGCCCCCGGCCTGGCCGTGGTGCTGGTCGGTGAAAACCCGGCGTCACAGATTTATGTCGCCAGCAAACGCCGTTCTTGTGAAGAGGTCGGGTTCATCTCCCGCTCTTACGATCTCCCGGCCACCACCACTGAAGGTGAGTTGCTGGATCTGATCGAAAAACTCAATAACGACAGCGAAATCGATGGCATTCTGGTTCAGCTTCCGCTGCCTGCCGGTATCGATAACATTAAAGTGCTGGAACGTATTCATCCGGATAAAGACGTCGATGGCTTCCATCCGTATAACGTCGGCCGTCTGTGTCAGCGTGCTCCCACGCTGCGCCCGTGTACGCCGCGCGGCATCGTGACGCTGCTGGAACGTTACGGCATTGATACCTTCGGGCTGAATGCTGTCGTTATCGGTGCCTCCAACATCGTGGGCCGTCCGATGAGCATGGAATTACTGCTGGCCGGTTGCACCACCACCGTCACGCACCGTTTCACCAAAAATCTGCGCCATCATGTTGAGAATGCCGATCTGGTGATTGTCGCTGTGGGTAAACCGGGCTTTATTCCCGGCGAATGGATTAAACCGGGCGCGATTGTCATTGATGTCGGTATTAACCGTCTGGAAAGTGGTAAAGTTGTCGGCGATGTGGAATATGATGCCGCCGCTGAGCGGGCTTCCTTTATCACACCGGTGCCGGGCGGCGTAGGCCCGATGACGGTCGCGACGCTGATTCAAAATACCTTGCAGGCGTGCGAGGAATATCATGACATCAGCGCCGGTAAGCCTTAAACCCTTTGCATTACACAAAAGTCAGGAACACATGGAAACTTTCTTTCTCGAAAAACACCCGCACGTTGAACTGTGCGATCTGCTCAAATTTATGGGCTGGTGTGACAGCGGCGGTACTGCAAAAGCAGTGATTGCTGAAGGCCAGGTTAAGGTCAACGGTAAAGTCGAAACCCGTAAGCGCTGCAAAATCGTTGCCGATATGAACGTTGAGTTCGCCAGCAACAAAGTCGTGGTGAAAGCGTCCGAATAATCTTTCCGGCGACATTGCCCCGCAAAAGAAAATGCCCTGCAAGCAAAAGCTCACAGGGCATTTTTTATTTACAGACAGGGCCACAGGCTGAGCACAAATTATGGCTGCGTCACCCACAGTACCGGCCATTCGCCGCCGCTGCTGTAACCGTCGCAACTGGGCTCAGAGGCAAATGCCGCCAGCCGGAACTGTTTGCCATCAAACACCCAGCGCGAAGAGACGCCACAGTCACCAATGCCGCGCCCTTTATCGTAAGTCGAGAGCATACCGGTTTTCGGGTCGAAATCAGCGTTGATAAGCTCCGGCGATTCATCCTCCTCGCCCAGTTTAAACGGCATATTCAGCGCCAGATTTTCCATTTTATAAGGTGCCTGTCGCGAAACCAGGAAACCCAGCGCATAGAGGTTATACGCGCCCATGTCGCAGTTGACGGTCATCAGGGCTTTGTCGTTGCTCAGGGCGAAAATATGCACTTCGCGTTCGGAAGGATCGAGGCTGCAATCATTATTCTCAATGGTGGTGGCAGCATTTTGCGTGATGGCCGACATCTCGGTTTCGGATAATGCATGCGGTTCGCTAAAATGCGGTAAAACCGGCATGGCCGGAACAGGCGGCACGGTACTCGCCGGTTTTACGCCACGATTAATCCAGGCAGTTTTGGTGCCAACACGTCCCTGCTGCGCATCAATCGCCAGCAGCGCGGCCTTTATGCCTTTCAGGGAGATGACCGGCCTGACGGACTGAGCCGGATCGGCTTTCACTGCCAGCTGAATGCTGCTGCCTTCGCGGATAGCGGCAATAAATTCATTCACCACCAGACGGTTAGTGGTGGAAAGATGTTTTTTACTGATATCCCATTCGCGATGATTAAAACTGAGTGTTTTGCCGTTCATCTGCAAACGGTTGGCCACCGGCGCATCCGCCATCTGCTCATCACTGTTACGCTGATAATCAATGCTGACCGAGGATTTTCCTTCCGGCCCCGCTTCGCGGGTGATTTTCATGACCAGCTCCTGCCCGTCCTGCGAATTGCGCGCGGCGCAGTGATTCAGGTTGTCACAGCTGACCTGCCAGTCGTTATAAATAGCCTGCAACGGCTCAGCCTGCGCGCTAAAAGCCAGCATCGTGGCCAGCAGGCATAAAGGGGCGGTTATCCATTTACACATTATGAGTTTCAGCTCTGTTCGAAATTATCTTTCTGATAATAGCGTAACCCTCGTCAGGAGACTGCCCTCAATGCAGCATTTTTTATTCGACATTATAAAGAGATACTCCGTCCGCAGAGTTTGCGGCAGACAATAATTTTTCATGACATACGAGAAGCCGTAATGGTGACGCAGGGAAACTTTCAGTACACTGGCTGAGCCAAAAACAAACAATAATGGCGAAAAGGATGAAGATCATTTCTCTGGGAGATACGGATGAAGTTATTGATTTTGATGATAACGCTGTTATCACTGCCTGCGCTGGCTGAAGAGCCACCGGTGGTGTACGCCGGCACGCTGGGTAAAACCAGCATCGTCGTCGAACTCGATTTAAATAAACCTGACGAAGTCACCGGCCGGTATTTCTATCAAAAATACCGTCTGGATCTGCCGCTCAACGGTGCGCTGGATGGTCAGGAACTGAAATTACAGGAAGGTCTGGATGATTTCGACGATACACCGCGCCCTGAACTGACGTTGACCAAAGATGAAAACGGTGGCTGGCAAGGCAACTGGACCAACCCGCAGGGCAAAACGCTGCCGGTTAAGCTACAACCCGCTCAGTTACCGGCAGCGGCCCCTGATGACGGCTATCTCAGTTCGCTGCTGCACACCGATCCGTATGAATATTTGCGTTTATCCGCGCTGCAACTGAAAGCAGGTAAAAATGAAAACTTCATGGGCTATCAGTTGCAATGGTGGTCTGAACCCCAATCGAAAATCAGCTTCTTTGAGATTGTTTCCGGCTATCCGGAAGCCAGTTTACCGGCCATTAACCAGAAGCTGCGCGCCCGTTTATGGCAGGAAGTCAGCGGCTGGCATGCCTGTATGCTCGGTGCGAGCCGTTTTGGTCAGGGAGAATATCAGCAGACGGTGACACCTGAATACATGAGTGACGAGGTGGTCAGTATCAGTGTGTTTACGTCTTATGATTGCGGTGGCGCGCATCCGGATTTCGGCGAAGCACCGATCAATCTTAACGCAAAAACCGCAGAAACGCTGACACTGGAAGATGTGGTCTGGGTGGGTGATGGCGCACCGTTCCACTATCTGAATGCTGAAGATCGCGCCCTCACCGGTAAGAACGATGTGGATTTCGATACCTTCGCGCAGTACCGCGATAAAAAATGGGCGCCGTGGCTGGTGAAACAACTGACCGTGGCTTATCCGCAACAGATGAAAAAGCCGACGGAAGAAAGCGAAGACGATTGCGATTATTCAGACCCGTCGGTCTGGCAGTTCCCGGCCTGGTATTTCACGCCAAAAGGGCTGTATTTTGATCCGACCTTTGCCCGCGTTATGCGTTCGTGCGAAGGCCCGGAATGGTCAGTGCTGCCATGGTCTGCCATGAAAGGCCACGCGGGCAGTACCGCAATAAAGCTGGAACACTGAAACCCGCAGTGTACGTGGCGCGTTGATATTCTGAGATATTCTGAACAGAGATAAAAAAAGCGACCAGAAGGTCGCTTTGTTCAGAAAATAAAGAACTGTATCAGCAGATTAGAAAGCGTATTTGTAGTTCATTAAAATACCTTTATCGCTCACGCTGTCTTCTTTCCACTGGTAGGCATCAAACGCCAGCTGACCGGCTTTACCGTGATAGCTTACGCCCAGAGAAGCCATGCCATTGATACCGCCGCCTTGCTGATCGCTGGCCACTTTAAAGCTGGCATTCCCGGCACCCTGCAATGAGGCTTTTTGCGCAGACTGGTTGTAGCTGATATTCGGGCCACCTTCGACCAGGGCATTCACCGCCAGGCCGTTAGATCCCGCATATTTCAGTTTCAGACCGATCAGTGCATCTACCGCCGTTTCTTCACTTGCATCCATGGTCAGGTTGAAGTCACCCGCACCGTGCTCGCTGTAACCGTCGTTGGCCGTATGGCGCAGTTTCAGACCCGCACTCGGCGTCAGGTTTAACCCTTCCGCTACTTCAAAGCCTTTACTGAACTGGCTGCGCCATTCCATATATTGCTGGCTGTTATCTGAATCCGCTAACTGGTTAACACCCGTGTAGTTAACGCTACGGTTGCTTTCAAGCTGGTGCACATCGTAACGCAGGGCGTTGGTCAGCATCAGACCGTTACCCATATCGACATTATGGTTCAGCCCGAAGAACTGGCTGTAGCCTCCGGTTAAACCGTTGTCACCGGCTTTCTGTTTGCCGTCGATGCCGTTGCCATCCAGACGCGCAATACCGTATTGCATTTGCACTTTCTGGCCTGCACTCAGGTCAAAGCTCTGGCTCAGCGCCATCATGTCATAACGGGTATCATTACCCAGCTCAGCACGCTTGTCGTTTTTGTCCACCAGGTTAAAACCAAAACCGGAAGGCATCACGACAGCATTGTCAGCCAGCATGTTGAAGCGCTGACTTAACACACGGGCTTCTTTAAAGGCTGAGGTGGCGTTAGCACCTGAAAGCTGGCGCATGGCGTTGTCCACTTCAGCAGCAGAACTCAGGTTAAGGCTGTTGTATAAGGCGTTGTTGGTGTAGTTGTCTTCCAGCGTTGCCGCCATATCCTGCACACCAGCGTCATCTTTTACGACTTCCTGATAGTTGTTTTTGGTCATGGTGACGTCAACATTACCGCTTTCGTCTGTCTGGGCGTCGGCATTCCACACCACGCTGGTGGACTTAACGTTTTCCGTGCCCTGAATATCTTCGCCTACAAAGACATTATCGAAGGTTTCAGTTTTCGCATCGGTACCGGCAGTGAAACCGGTATCAACGGTCACATCATCCAGTTGCGCATGGCTGATGCTCATCGTTCCGGCCTGGCCACTGGCGGTGGTGCCCACGGTATAATTGCTCACCGTGCTGTAATAAACCGTCGTGGTATCCACCACTGATGGAGCTTCATCTTTGACCATCGTCCAGTTGGTTACACCATCAGCGACGGTAACGTTACCGGTATTGACCAGATGTGCACTGGTGCCGTTGCGGTCAAAGATATAGGAATCATTGGCATTCACATTGATGGTGCCCTGGTTGACCGCCGTCACATTATCGCCATAGGCTTTAAAGGCCACCAGCCCGGTACCGTTCTCGTCCACCGTTTGTTCCTGGTCGCCCAGATTGATGGTACCGTTATTGATAAGCGTGGTGTTATTTTGCCCTTTCATCGCCGTTGCGCCATCACCGGTCACGGTCAGGGTGCCGTTATTGGTAAATGTGCTGGTGTTATTCGCGCTGTTACCTAACGAAATGGCATCTGTTGCAGAACCACCAGAGGTAAAGGCATTGACTGAAGCATAATAAATTGAGCCATTATTGGTGGCCTCAATAGTCCCCTGATCATACACCGTGCCTGGTGCGACAGTATCGTTATAAACTGTGGCATCCGACATATCTGATAATACCGACGCCGAGCCCGTACCCATTATGGTTCCGCTGGTCCCATTCACCCACGTCAGCGTGTCTTCTGCGCTGTCACTGCCAAGGTAAAACATACTTTGGGGCTTGCCAAGATCACTCATAGCGGCCGTGCTCATCGAGCCCAGATTATAAATGGCTGCATTTCCCAGACCAATGATGGATGAAGTATATGCTGAGGTGGAACCGTTGAATTCTACCGACGCTGACGTATTATTAATAAAAGTACCATCATCTATACGAATGGCATCGGAAATGTCGTTTGCATTTAACGAGATTGACATCAACAACATATCTGCTGAATTTAAAAACGTTGCATTGGCCTCGACCCGCAGTTTCCCCCCGACATTGCCATTGTCAGTGTTACTTACATCAATGGAAAATTTTTCTGAGCCAGCGACATGTTCTACCAATAATGGTTGTGACGCTTCACCATTGAGAACCACTTCGTTATTTATTGAGTTACCACCCGGTAAACTATCACCACTAAACGCCGTTGAATAATCCGATGTCCAGGACGCCACGCCCAGCGGCTCGGTTCCGTCCAGCAACCAGGTTCTGCGATCAGAAATACTGAAGCCTGTTAAAGCGCCGGTCGCCTGATCCAAAGACGAGACATAGACCACTTTTCCGTCTTTATCGGTCAGTGACCATAAGGTATCAGACTGTTTTTTGCCGCTGAAGGTTTGCCCGTTAAAGCTAAATGTTGCGGTATCCGCACCTGGCACCATGGTAATAGATAAACCATTAGGGTAAGTGGTAGTCTGCGAGACCGGCACGTCATCACCACCGTCATCCGGCGGAACCGGTGTATCACCACCGTCATCCGGCGGAACCGGCGTATCACCACCATCATCTGGCGGAACCGGTGTATTGCCACCTGAATGGTCATCACCGCCGCCGCCACCACCGCCACCTGCCGCGATAGCAATACCTGCCACCACCGCAGTGGCCGCACCGCCAATCATCCACCATTGGGTATCGGTCAGCCCGCGGGTTTTACACGAATCTGGCAACGCTTTTTTTTGCGCTTCGCTTAATTTCGATATTTCTTTCGGACACGTTGGTTGAGGCGTGTCTAAAGGTGCAGAAAATACCGCTGGCGATGCCAGGGCCATACTGATGCAAAGAGAGAGATTTCTCATCGTGAGAGTTTTCATTAATAAGTCCTTTATTTTCCAGGAGACTAAGCGTGTTTAATATAAAATCATCAGTACATAATGGGAGTCCGCAACCCAATTAATGCAACGAAGAAAATAACAATTTACTGATGAATTACATTAATGGAATACGTCAATATTCAGCCGAGAAAACTAATGTCTTAACACTCATTTCGAAAACAAATAAAAATGATCTGAACGATCAATTATTTTAATCAACTTTTAAAAACAATAATTTAAAGTCAAAAAGAAACACACAATTAAGCACGATGAATTATGAATTAAGTAATTTAATATACAAATAAAGCAATTAAATCCAGCACTTAACCTATATTTACATCTGACACACTTCAGAAAAATGAAGAGAATCACCCAAAATATTGATATAGAATAAATAAACACAAGTCATGACTTGACCCATATTTTACAATAAGACCAATCAGGTAGGATTAATATTATGAAACAAAAAAGATAAGGTTATGATGTACAGAAGAAGCAAACAGACTCAAATAATGTTTGAGCCTGTTTGTAAAGTGCAGAGGATCCTTTAAATCCGCTTATTTATGTAATCCAATAAAACGATTATGCCAGCCAGCCCTGAATCTGCGCATATTGCAGCAGCATGATGGTTTTGCCATCTCTGATGCGGCCATCTTTGATCATCGCCAGCGCCTCGGTGAACGGCACCTCCAGCACATCAATGTCTTCGTCTTCCACGCCACCACCGGCGTTCTGACGCTGCGACTCGTCGTATTCCGCTGCGAAAAAATGCACGATTTCGGTCACGCTGCCCGGCGACATATAGGCTTCAAACAGTTTATCTACCTTGCCCACCGCAAAACCGGTTTCTTCGATAGCTTCTTTACGGATGCAATCTTCCGGCGAATCGTTGTCGAGCAAACCGGCGCAGGTTTCCAGCAACATACCGGTCGGGTTGCCATTAACATAAGTCGGCATACGGAACTGTCTGATCAGCAGAACGGTTTTTTTAGGACGGTTATAAAGCAGGATAGTCGCGCCGTTCCCCCGGTCATACACTTCACGGGATTGCGGCTGGCGTTCGCCATTACATTTGATTAAATCGTAGGTGTATTTGCGAAGAACATACCAGTTATCAGAGAGTAACTGGTTCTGGACATTTTCAATCCGGGATGACGTGTCATGAGATGACATAAAGCGTGCCTCCGCTCAGAGGGGGGTGAGAGAAGCCAGACATCATAGCGGCATTACACCACGCACGCCAGATTCAGCCGTGCTCAATGGCATTAAGCAGTTGCTGGCGATGGCGTTCAATCCACTTTGCATCCAGCGGCCCCCAGCCTGAAAGCTGATAATACCCGTCATTGTTGCGTACCCCCTGCTGCACAAATTCCAGCTCGACGCCCATGCCCGGCAGCGCTTTCAGTACGTCCTGCAAGGTGCGGCGCGGCCAGCCGGTGATTTCCATCAGTTTCGGTACGTTAGGCTTTTGTTCAGTGTCCAGTAACCAGCAAAGGTAGAGACGACGGGCAAAAACCGAATTTAACATCAAACTCATCTGAACGACTCCAGTGTGGGCATACGAATGCGTGCCATAAAAAACAGGTTGTTAACGCGCAGACGGTTTCAGTAATTCTGTCTGCAGGATAACGGCTGCGGGATAACCCTGTGTGCAGGGAGGTTTTTTTTACATTATCTCCTTTATTTCTCCACGTTTTATGCGATATGAGAAGGTAAAGTGCACTGACGTAGAACACCACTCTAACACTTGCTCAGTCCCGCCGGGACAGTACCGCCTCTGAGACCGCCTTGTAGAAAATAGCGCTCAGGGGATTTTTTTGTCAGATTACTGACGTTCTGTTTGTTTGCTGATGTTAGTCACTCATGCCAGAGTGACAACGAGGTTCCTGAAGCATGGCTAACTTTTTTATCGATCGCCCAATCTTTGCCTGGGTTTTAGCGATCATTATTTCCCTGTCCGGCGCACTCGCGATCTATTTTTTGCCGGTTGAGCAATATCCCGACCTGGCTCCGCCGAACGTCAGGATTTCTGCCACCTATCCCGGCGCATCAGCACAAACATTAGAAAATACCGTCACCCAGATTATCGAACAAAACATGACCGGCCTCGATAATCTGATGTACATGTCCTCACAAAGCAGTAACGACGGTAAATCTCAAATTACCCTGAGTTTTACCGCCGGAACCGATCCGAACGAAGCGCTGCAACAGGTGCAAAACCAGTTACAGCAGGCGCTTAAACGTCTGCCGCAGGATGTACAGACGCAGGGTGTGACGGTGTCAAAAACCGGTGATACCAACCTGATGATGGTGGCGTTTGTCTCCACAGACGGCAGCATGGATAAGCAGGATATCGCCGACTATGTGGCCTCCAATATTCAGGATCCGCTGAGCCGCGTGCCCGGTGTCGGCAGCATCGATGCTTACGGCTCACAATACGCGATGCGTATCTGGCTGGATCCGGACAAACTCAATAATTACCAGCTGACCACCGCCGATGTGGTGACGGCCATCAAAGCACAAAACAGTCAGGTCGCTGTCGGTCAGCTCGGCGGCGCGCCTTCGGTGGATTTTCAGGCGCTGAACGCCACCATTAACGCACAGGCGCAGTTACAGACGCCGGAACAGTTCCGTCAGATCACGCTCAAAGTAAACCAGGACGGCTCACAGGTTAAACTTGGCGATGTCTCAACTGTCGGTCTTGGTGCGGAAAACTATGCCCTGCTCAGCCGCTATAACGGGCAGGCGGCGTCCGGTATGGGCGTGAAACTGGCGTCCGGTGCCAACGAACTGCAAACGGACAAAGCCGTTCGTGCACGTCTTGATGAGCTCTCTCACTATTTTCCGCACGGGCTGAAAGCCGAAATTGCCTACGAAACCACACCATTCGTTAAAGCGGCGATCACGGACGTGGTGAAAACGCTGTTTGAAGCCATCGTGCTGGTGTTTCTGGTGATGTACCTGTTTCTGCAAAACTTCCGCGCGACGCTGATCCCGACGATTGCCGTGCCGGTCGTTTTGCTGGGGACTTTCGCCGTACTGCATCAGTTTGGCTACAGCATCAATACCCTGACGATGTTCGCGATGGTCCTCGCCATCGGCCTGCTGGTGGATGACGCCATCGTCGTCGTGGAAAACGTCGAGCGCGTGATGAGCGAGGAAGGCCTTAGCCCCAGAGAGGCCACGCGAAAATCGATGGGGCAAATTCAGAGTGCGCTGGTCGGGATTACGATGGTGCTGTCGGCGGTGTTCGTACCGATGGCGTTCTTCGGCGGCACCACCGGCGCAATCTATCGCCAGTTCTCCATCACCATTGTCTCGGCGATGGTGCTGTCAGTGTTCGTTGCGCTGACGCTGACACCGGCGCTGTGCTCAACCCTTCTCAAACCTGTCGCACAGGGACATCATCACGGTAAACGCGGTTTCTTCGGCTGGTTTAACCGGATGTTCGACCACAATGCGCGTCGCTACGAAAACGGCGTGGCGCGCGTGCTGCGTAACAGCCTGCGCTACATGCTGGGTTATGCCGCACTGGTCGCCGTGCTGGCCGTTATGTTTATCAAACTGCCAACCTCTTTCCTGCCGCTGGAAGACCGTGGCGTGTTTACTGTGCAGATTCAGTTGCCGCCGGGTTCGACGTTGCAGCAAACCCAAAAGGTGGTGGAAAAGGTTGAGAAGTATTTCCTGACTGAAGATAAGAAAGACGTGCTTTCGGTGTTCTCGACCATCGGTGCCGGGCCGGGCGGTAACGGGCAGAACGTTGCGCGTATGTTCGTGCGCCTGACGCCGTGGGATGAACGCACTGGCACAGATGATTCTTCCTTTGCGCTGATCGACCGTGCGACCAAAGCGTTTAACAAGATCACCGAAGCCCGTGTTATCGCCAGCAGCCCGCCCGCCATCAACGGCCTCGGCAGCGCCACCGGCTTTGATATGGAACTGCAAGATCACGCCGGGCTCGGCCACGATGCACTGATGGCGGCACGGGATCAGTTACTGGCGATGACCGCCAAAGACAGCAATCTGACCCGCGTGCGTCACAACGGTCTGGATGACAGCCCGCAGTTGCAAATCGACATCGATCAGGTGAAAGCGCAGGCGCTGGGCGTGGCTATCTCTGATATCAACAGCACGCTGAGTACCGCGTGGGGCTCGACCTACGTCAATGACTTCGTTGACCGTGGCCGGGTGAAGAAAGTCTACGTGCAGGCCGCAGCGCAATACCGCATGTTGCCGGACGATATCGACCGCTGGTATGTACGAAACTCCGCCGGCACCATGGTGCCCTTCTCCGCTTTCGCCACATCAAAATGGCTGACCGGTTCGCCGCGTCTGGAGCGTTACAACGGCTATTCCGCGCTGGAAATTGTGGGTGAACCGGCAACGGGTATCAGCAGCGGTACGGCGATGGATGACATGGAAAAGCTGGTGGCTAAATTACCGGTCGGGATTGGTCTGGAATGGACCGGTCTGTCGTATCAGGAAAGACTGTCAGGTTCGCAGGCACCGGCGCTGTATGCGATCTCCCTGCTGGTGGTGTTCCTGTGTCTGGCGGCGCTGTACGAGAGCTGGTCCATTCCGTTCTCCGTCATGCTGGTGGTGCCGCTCGGCGTGCTCGGCGCAGTGATGGCCACCTGGCTGCGCGGGCTGGAAAACGATGTGTATTTCCAGGTCGGGATGCTGACCATCATCGGTTTGTCGGCGAAGAACGCCATTTTGATTGTTGAATTTGCCAATGACCTGAATGTGCGCGGGAAGGAGTTACTGGAGGCCACGCTCGAAGCCTCCAGAATGCGTCTGCGTCCGATTCTGATGACCTCGCTGGCGTTTGTTTTCGGCGTTCTGCCGATGGCGACCAGCATGGGGGCCGGTTCAGGCAGCCAGCACGCCGTCGGTACCGGCGTCATCGGCGGGATGATTTCCGCCACCGTGCTGGCGATTTTCTTCGTACCGCTGTTCTTTGTCTTGATCCGCCGTCGTTTTCCGGGCAAACACACTGCGACAGTCATTGCGGATATCGTGGAAACGGCACCTGCGGAACACCGGTAAAAGCGCAGGATCGCAGGCAACAAAAAAGGCGTTAATTCACATTAACGCCTTTTTTATTCATGATTTACTGGCTGTGAGAATCGTCGCTAAATGCAACGTAATGGTCTTCCTGAACAAACGTTTTTTATAATGACGTGCTGCACTGAGAATAAATCTTTTCTTTGCTTTGTCGGTAACGATGTGGGGCAATTACGCTTTCAACATACGGTCGATAAAGTCTTTCCAGTGACCTAATTCTTGCTCTAACATTTTACTCCCCTTGATTGGACGCTGGCAGTATACGTCTGTTTTTTGACCATGCAAAACCTCTGTGAGTATTTTTTAAGCGCGATCACAATCCCGCCCCGTCTGGATCCTGCCAGCGTTTTGCCTCATTATGTGTTCTTCTCTGACGCCACTTATCAGCGCGGCAAAAAAGCGCTTATTTTACTGACAGGTTACGTTTTTCTATGGCAACAACTTCAGCTCAAACCTCATTTATTCTCTACGGCATAAAAAATTGCGATACCGTTAAGAAAGCCCGCCGCTGGCTGGAAGAAAACGGGGTTGAATGCCAGTTTCATGATTACCGGGTCGAAGGGCTGGATGCCGCGTTGCTGCAGGATTTGTTAGATAAACAAGGCTGGGAAGCGATGCTCAATACCCGCGGCACCACCTGGCGCAAGCTCGATGAGGCTACCCGCGCCGCCTGCGATAACCAGGCCAGTGCCAAAGCGCTGATGCTCGAACATCCGGCAGTGATCAAACGTCCTTTTTTACTGGCGCCAGACGGCCAGTCTCTGCTGGGATTCAAACCAGAAAGCTATCAGCAATTTCTTGCACAGGTGAAGTAACATGAGTTGTCCGGTTCTCGATTTAGCCCAACAGTTAATCCGCCGCCCTTCCCTCAGCCCGGACGATGCCGGCTGTCAGGAGATTATGATTGCCCGCCTTGAGGCCATTGGGTTCCACGTTGAGCCGATGCATTTTGGCGATACCCTGAATTTCTGGGCGACACGTGGTGAAGGCAAAACGCTGGCCTTTGCCGGGCATACCGACGTCGTCCCTACCGGCGATCACAAACTGTGGGTTACCGGCCCGTTTGAGCCGACGCTGCGCGACGGCATGTTGTATGGCCGCGGTGCGGCAGACATGAAAGGTTCACTGGCGGCGATGGTGGTGGCAGCAGAGCGTTTTGTCGCCGCCAACCCGAATCATCAGGGCCGTCTGGCTTTTCTCATTACTTCCGATGAGGAAGCCAGCGCCGTTAACGGCACGGTGAAAGTGGTCAGCGCGCTGATGGCACGCAATGAGCGCCTCGATTACTGTCTGGTTGGCGAGCCTTCCAGCACCACGCGCGTCGGCGATATTGTGAAAAATGGCCGTCGCGGTTCCATGACCGCCAACCTGCATGTGCATGGCGTTCAGGGGCACGTCGCCTATCCGCATCTGGCGGATAATCCGGTACACCGTGCCATGCCAGCGCTGAATGAACTGGTCGCCACTGTATGGGATAACGGCAACGAAT encodes the following:
- the acrD gene encoding multidrug efflux RND transporter permease AcrD, whose protein sequence is MANFFIDRPIFAWVLAIIISLSGALAIYFLPVEQYPDLAPPNVRISATYPGASAQTLENTVTQIIEQNMTGLDNLMYMSSQSSNDGKSQITLSFTAGTDPNEALQQVQNQLQQALKRLPQDVQTQGVTVSKTGDTNLMMVAFVSTDGSMDKQDIADYVASNIQDPLSRVPGVGSIDAYGSQYAMRIWLDPDKLNNYQLTTADVVTAIKAQNSQVAVGQLGGAPSVDFQALNATINAQAQLQTPEQFRQITLKVNQDGSQVKLGDVSTVGLGAENYALLSRYNGQAASGMGVKLASGANELQTDKAVRARLDELSHYFPHGLKAEIAYETTPFVKAAITDVVKTLFEAIVLVFLVMYLFLQNFRATLIPTIAVPVVLLGTFAVLHQFGYSINTLTMFAMVLAIGLLVDDAIVVVENVERVMSEEGLSPREATRKSMGQIQSALVGITMVLSAVFVPMAFFGGTTGAIYRQFSITIVSAMVLSVFVALTLTPALCSTLLKPVAQGHHHGKRGFFGWFNRMFDHNARRYENGVARVLRNSLRYMLGYAALVAVLAVMFIKLPTSFLPLEDRGVFTVQIQLPPGSTLQQTQKVVEKVEKYFLTEDKKDVLSVFSTIGAGPGGNGQNVARMFVRLTPWDERTGTDDSSFALIDRATKAFNKITEARVIASSPPAINGLGSATGFDMELQDHAGLGHDALMAARDQLLAMTAKDSNLTRVRHNGLDDSPQLQIDIDQVKAQALGVAISDINSTLSTAWGSTYVNDFVDRGRVKKVYVQAAAQYRMLPDDIDRWYVRNSAGTMVPFSAFATSKWLTGSPRLERYNGYSALEIVGEPATGISSGTAMDDMEKLVAKLPVGIGLEWTGLSYQERLSGSQAPALYAISLLVVFLCLAALYESWSIPFSVMLVVPLGVLGAVMATWLRGLENDVYFQVGMLTIIGLSAKNAILIVEFANDLNVRGKELLEATLEASRMRLRPILMTSLAFVFGVLPMATSMGAGSGSQHAVGTGVIGGMISATVLAIFFVPLFFVLIRRRFPGKHTATVIADIVETAPAEHR
- a CDS encoding ArsC family reductase produces the protein MATTSAQTSFILYGIKNCDTVKKARRWLEENGVECQFHDYRVEGLDAALLQDLLDKQGWEAMLNTRGTTWRKLDEATRAACDNQASAKALMLEHPAVIKRPFLLAPDGQSLLGFKPESYQQFLAQVK
- the dapE gene encoding succinyl-diaminopimelate desuccinylase, coding for MSCPVLDLAQQLIRRPSLSPDDAGCQEIMIARLEAIGFHVEPMHFGDTLNFWATRGEGKTLAFAGHTDVVPTGDHKLWVTGPFEPTLRDGMLYGRGAADMKGSLAAMVVAAERFVAANPNHQGRLAFLITSDEEASAVNGTVKVVSALMARNERLDYCLVGEPSSTTRVGDIVKNGRRGSMTANLHVHGVQGHVAYPHLADNPVHRAMPALNELVATVWDNGNEFFPPTSMQIANINAGTGSNNVIPGELYVQFNFRFSTELTDDIIRQRVAELLDRHNLQYTLNWVVSGQPFLTSRGALVDAVVNAVRHYSEITPELQTTGGTSDGRFIALMGAQVVELGPVNATIHKINECVHAADLQVLSRMYQRIMEQLIA